Proteins encoded by one window of Aphidius gifuensis isolate YNYX2018 linkage group LG2, ASM1490517v1, whole genome shotgun sequence:
- the LOC122849176 gene encoding uncharacterized protein LOC122849176 — protein MITHGLFVQPEITHIDYQNVELENLLKTKIEYIEVKAYLKSMLLMEEGEKSHGLGKIVDHKENYVLVKIVNYPKEDERLKIGVAVKMRGVIYDDQIPIFQVKDMDDVDVLEEKTLPISQVRKSFQRLSAVVKRQKIDNENDDI, from the exons ATGATTACACATGGTCTTTTTGTTCAACCAGAAATAACGCATATTGATTATCAAAATGTTGAACtggaaaatttgttaaaaacaaaaattgaatatattg aagttaaagcttatttaaaatcaatgttATTAATGGAAGAAGGAGAGAAGTCTCATGGCTTAggaaaaattgttgatcacaAAGAAAACTACGTGTTGgttaaaattgtcaattatcCAAAAGAAGATGAACGTTTAAAAATTGGTGTTGCTGTTAAAATGCGTGGAGTCATTTACGATGATC aaATACCAATTTTTCAGGTAAAAGATATGGACGACGTGGATGTGTTAGAAGAAAAAACGTTGCCAATTTCACAAGTCAGAAAAAGTTTTCAACGTTTATCTGCTGTTGTTAAAcgtcaaaaaattgataatgaaaatgatgatatttaa
- the LOC122850421 gene encoding uncharacterized protein LOC122850421: MNNNNNNNNNRRWNLLKEFCSFNNIKLRKEIGEAMRDGSKKTICLLLIGKIEVTVVGNTTEEVMEKASIEMMDKIKMLINKDENENQHPIRNKNDSYLGYNPVSVLNEYCHKKNSFPKYEQLNCEGPQHDPLFTIKVTYPIRYPLNQVTMQDYSSIASARTKNEAKRKAAHLALTKIKKLNQEPKPCPPPIPIKYLNSNA; encoded by the coding sequence atgaacaacaacaacaacaacaataacaacagacGCTGGAACCTATTAAAAGAATTTTGCTCATTCAACAACATTAAATTACGTAAGGAGATTGGTGAAGCAATGCGTGATGGaagtaaaaaaactatatgttTATTACTCATCGGAAAAATAGAAGTTACTGTGGTTGGAAATACAACAGAAGAAGTAATGGAAAAAGCCAGTATAGAGATGATGGATAAAATAAagatgttaattaataaagacgaaaatgaaaatcaacacccaataagaaataaaaatgatagttACTTGGGGTATAATCCTGTTTCAGTATTGAACGAATactgtcataaaaaaaattcatttccaaAATATGAACAATTAAATTGTGAAGGTCCACAGCATGAtccattatttacaataaaagtaACTTATCCGATCCGTTATCCACTCAATCAAGTTACTATGCAAGACTATAGCTCTATTGCATCAGCTCGAACAAAAAATGAAGCAAAAAGAAAAGCTGCTCATTTagcattaacaaaaattaaaaaattaaatcaagaaCCAAAACCTTGTCCACCTCCAATACCTATCAAGTATTTGAATTCAAATGCATAA